The proteins below come from a single Falco peregrinus isolate bFalPer1 chromosome Z, bFalPer1.pri, whole genome shotgun sequence genomic window:
- the ACO1 gene encoding cytoplasmic aconitate hydratase codes for MSNPFVRILEPLDPKQPLKKFFNLSKLEDVRYARLPFSIRVLLEAAIRNCDEFLVKKGDVENILNWKVVQHKNVEVPFKPARVILQDFTGVPAVVDFAAMRDAVKKLGGNPEKINPICPVDLVIDHSIQVDFNRRSDSLQKNQDLEFERNKERFEFLKWGSQAFKNMRIIPPGSGIIHQVNLEYLARVVMDQDGYYYPDSVVGTDSHTTMIDGLGVLGWGVGGIEAEAVMLGQPISMVLPEVVGYKLLGNPQPLVTSTDIVLTITKHLRQVGVVGKFVEFFGPGVAQLSIADRATIANMCPEYGATAAYFPVDDISIGYLIQTGRDKEKVMCTKRYLEAVGMLRDFKNSSQDPDFTQVVELDLHTVTPCCSGPKRPQDKVAVSDMKKDFETCLGAKQGFKGFQIASDRHNKIVKFNFEGCDFELAHGSVVIAAITSCTNTSNPSVMLGAGLLAKKAVEAGLTVKPYIKTSLSPGSGVVTYYLRESGVMSYLSQLGFDVVGYGCMTCIGNSGPLPESVVEAITQGDLVAVGVLSGNRNFEGRVHPNTRANYLASPPLVIAYAIAGTVRIDFEKEPLGINASGKKIYLKDIWPTRNEIQAVERQFVIPGMFKEVYQKIETVNKSWNALDAPSDTLYTWNPKSTYIKSPPFFDGLTLALQTPKTIEDAYVLLSFGDSVTTDHISPAGNIARNSPAARYLTSRGLTPREFNSYGSRRGNDAVMARGTFANIRLVNKFVDKQGPQTVHFPSGETLDVFDAAERYKQAGHPLIVLAGKEYGAGSSRDWAAKGPFLLGVKAVLAESYERIHRSNLVGMGVIPLQYLPGEDAGTLKLTGRERYTIVIPEKLKPQMKIEIKLDTGKTFHAIMRFDTDVELTYFHNGGILNYMIRKMAA; via the exons ATGAGCAACCCTTTTGTACGTATCTTGGAGCCGCTGGACCCTAAACAGCCTCTGAAGAAGTTCTTTAATCTGAGCAAATTGGAAGATGTGAGATACG CACGCCTGCCATTTTCTATTCGAGTCCTCTTGGAAGCAGCGATCCGTAACTGTGATGAGTTCCTAGTAAAGAAGGGAGATGTTGAGAATATTCTCAACTGGAAAGTGGTGCAACACAAGAATGTTGAAGTGCCGTTCAAGCCTGCAAGAGTTATTCTGCAAGACTTCAC tGGAGTACCTGCTGTGGTTGACTTTGCTGCGATGCGTGATGCTGTGAAGAAACTTGGTGGGAACCCTGAAAAAATCAATCCTATCTGTCCTGTTGATCTAGTGATAGATCACTCCATCCAGGTTGACTTTAACAGACG ATCAGACAGCTTGCAAAAAAATCAGGACCTGGAATttgaaaggaacaaagaaagatTTGAATTCTTAAAG TGGGGCTctcaggcttttaaaaacatgagaATTATTCCGCCAGGCTCTGGGATCATCCATCAAGTGAACTTGGAGTACTTGGCAAGAGTGGTGATGGATCAGGACGGCTACTACTATCCAGACAGTGTGGTGGGCACTGACTCGCACACCACCATGATAGACGGCTTGGGAGTGCTTGGCTGGG GTGTTGGCGGCATTGAAGCAGAAGCAGTGATGTTGGGCCAACCGATCAGCATGGTGCTTCCTGAGGTAGTTGGCTATAAGCTGCTGGGAAACCCTCAGCCACTGGTAACATCCACTGACATAGTGCTCACCATTACCAAG CACCTCCGCCAAGTTGGAGTTGTGGGTAAATTCGTGGAGTTTTTTGGTCCTGGTGTAGCCCAGCTGTCAATTGCTGACCGAGCCACCATTGCCAATATGTGTCCAGAGTATGGAGCAACAGCTGCCTATTTCCCAGTGGATGATATTAGCATTGGGTACCTGATACAAACTG GCCGTGATAAAGAGAAAGTTATGTGTACAAAAAGGTATCTTGAGGCTGTGGGAATGCTAAGAGATTTCAAGAACTCCTCTCAGGATCCGGACTTCACACAG GTTGTTGAGTTGGATCTCCATACTGTTACACCTTGCTGCAGTGGACCAAAAAGACCTCAGGACAAAGTTGCTGTGTCAGATATGAAGAAGGACTTTGAGACTTGTCTGGGAGCCAAG CAAGGATTCAAGGGATTCCAAATTGCCTCAGACCGACACAACAAAATagtcaaatttaattttgaggGCTGTGACTTTGAGCTTGCTCATGGTTCAGTAGTGATTGCTGCCATTACAAGCTGTACAAACACCAGTAACCCCTCAGTTATGTTGGGGGCAG gatTGCTTGCTAAGAAAGCTGTTGAAGCTGGTTTGACAGTGAAGCCATATATTAAAACTAGCCTGTCCCCAGGAAGCGGGGTTGTCACTTACTACCTGAGGGAGAGTGGAGTTATGAGTTACCTTTCCCAACTAGG GTTTGACGTGGTGGGTTATGGCTGTATGACATGTATTGGCAATAGTGGACCCCTACCAGAATCTGTTGTTGAGGCCATTACACAG GGAGACCTCGTAGCAGTGGGTGTGTTGTCTGGCAATAGGAATTTCGAAGGGCGCGTCCATCCCAACACCCGTGCTAACTACCTAGCCTCCCCACCACTGGTAATAGCCTATGCAATTGCAGGGACTGTTCGGATCGACTTTGAGAAAGAGCCTTTGG GAATAAATGCTTCAGGGAAGAAGATTTACCTGAAAGATATCTGGCCAACAAGAAATGAGATTCAAGCTGTTGAGCGTCAGTTTGTTATTCCTGGGATGTTCAAGGAGGTCTACCAAAAAATAGAG ACAGTAAACAAGTCTTGGAATGCCTTGGATGCTCCTTCAGATACACTATATACTTGGAATCCTAAGTCAACTTATATCAAGTCTCCACCTTTCTTTGATGGTCTG ACTTTGGCTCTTCAGACCCCAAAAACAATAGAAGATGCTTATGTCCTGTTGAGTTTTGGGGATTCTGTGACAACTGACCACATATCTCCAGCTGGGAATATAGCAAGAAATAGTCCTGCAGCCCGTTATTTGACCAGCAGAGG CTTGACTCCTCGAGAGTTCAATTCTTACGGCTCCCGCAGAGGGAATGATGCTGTCATGGCCAGAGGAACATTTGCAAACATTCGCTTGGTGAACAAATTTGTTGATAAACAAGGACCTCAGACTGTCCATTTCCCTTCCGGGGAAACT CTGGATGTGTTTGATGCTGCAGAAAGATACAAGCAGGCTGGCCATCCTCTGATTGTGCTGGCTGGGAAGGAATACGGTGCAGGAAGTTCCAGAGACTGGGCAGCTAAAGGACCATTCCTCTTG GGTGTCAAGGCTGTACTTGCTGAAAGCTATGAGAGAATTCATCGAAGCAACTTAGTAGGGATGGGAGTGATTCCTCTGCAGTATTTACCTGGTGAGGATGCAGGGACTTTAAAACTCACTGGACGGGAGCGTTACACGATTGTCATTCCTGAAAAACTAAAACCTCAGATGAAAATTGAGATTAAG CTGGATACCGGGAAAACCTTTCATGCCATCATGAGATTTGACACCGATGTGGAGCTCACTTACTTCCACAATGGCGGCATTCTGAACTACATGATCCGTAAAATGGCGGCCTAA